From Pseudoleptotrichia goodfellowii, a single genomic window includes:
- a CDS encoding dicarboxylate/amino acid:cation symporter: MKSFLGFKKLNLLVQITIGGLLGAFAGYLFPSLGKELKILGVLFTNLIQMVIVPLIFPIVVLSIVTIKNSNKFGKLAFKTFSFFFLITTLLITISLVLGKVSGAGSSIHAVNVSTEAIKGVASDININDFLLSIIPKNVVSALSEGNLLPIIFFAVFLGIALIAIGDDNKPVIDFFEAWSKAMFKIVNYAISFAPVGVFGLVASNVAKTGLGDLYLLGQFVLLLYVGYLSTVLIVFPIIAYIYKVPYIRLLSNIKDLILIAFTTGSSSVVLPTLIERSEKNGVPSEISAFAVPLGYSFNLTGACVYISLSVAFITNLYGNPIQWVQLLPLILFLTIITKGIAAVPAGALVVLLATAGQLNLPPEGVALIVAVDFLANAGRTAVNVVGNALIPTIIAKSENEFIEESSDLKEKVLINSN; this comes from the coding sequence ATGAAAAGTTTTTTAGGATTTAAAAAGTTAAATTTATTAGTTCAGATTACAATAGGGGGATTGTTAGGTGCCTTTGCAGGATATTTATTTCCTTCACTGGGAAAAGAATTAAAAATATTGGGAGTATTATTTACAAATCTTATTCAAATGGTTATAGTACCGCTAATATTTCCGATAGTTGTCTTGTCAATTGTTACTATTAAGAATAGTAACAAATTCGGAAAGTTGGCATTTAAAACATTTTCGTTTTTCTTTTTAATAACTACACTATTAATTACGATCAGCCTAGTTTTGGGGAAAGTTTCAGGAGCTGGTTCAAGTATACATGCCGTGAATGTTTCTACAGAGGCGATTAAAGGGGTAGCTTCGGACATTAATATAAATGATTTTTTATTATCAATAATACCTAAAAATGTTGTTTCGGCTTTGTCTGAAGGAAATCTTTTACCTATTATATTTTTTGCAGTATTTTTAGGAATAGCTTTAATTGCTATAGGAGATGATAATAAACCTGTAATTGATTTTTTTGAAGCATGGTCAAAAGCTATGTTTAAAATTGTAAATTACGCTATCTCATTTGCACCTGTGGGAGTGTTTGGATTAGTTGCGAGTAACGTGGCAAAGACAGGATTGGGAGATTTGTATTTATTGGGACAGTTTGTTTTATTACTGTATGTAGGTTATTTATCGACAGTACTTATTGTTTTTCCGATTATTGCTTATATATATAAAGTTCCTTATATCAGACTGCTTTCAAATATTAAAGATCTGATTTTAATAGCTTTTACTACAGGGAGTTCAAGTGTTGTTTTACCTACATTGATTGAGCGTAGTGAGAAAAACGGCGTGCCGTCAGAAATTTCGGCGTTTGCAGTGCCGTTGGGATATTCTTTTAATTTGACAGGAGCTTGTGTATATATAAGTCTTTCTGTGGCATTTATTACGAATTTATACGGTAATCCTATTCAATGGGTGCAGTTATTGCCTTTAATATTATTTTTAACAATTATAACTAAAGGTATTGCTGCTGTTCCGGCAGGAGCATTGGTTGTTTTATTAGCTACCGCAGGACAGTTAAACTTGCCGCCCGAAGGAGTGGCGTTGATAGTGGCTGTTGATTTTCTTGCAAATGCAGGTCGTACAGCAGTAAATGTGGTGGGAAATGCACTTATACCTACTATCATTGCTAAATCTGAAAATGAGTTTATTGAAGAATCTTCGGATTTGAAAGAGAAAGTATTGATAAACAGTAATTAA
- a CDS encoding ATP-grasp domain-containing protein, with protein sequence MKKYSYEGDEKMAKVYIIHENIDWTQHLIKRLEELSVPYEELNLSEGVIDIQKEPEKGVYYNRMSASSHTRGHRYAPELTEQVLTWLENKGAVVINGTSAINLEVSKLKQYILLQKFGIKTPESLGAVGKEQILSAGKKLNKYPFIIKHNRAGKGLGVRLIRSYEELKNYVEGGQFEDSVDGISLIQEYVKPADGHIVRAEFIGGKYFYAVKVDSRDGFELCPADSCQIDDKFCPVGESSSKENKFKIIDRLPEEQILKYEQFLEEHNINVAAIEFIVNEDNEVYVYDINTNTNYNADAEKIAGKYAMLELAEYLKNKLEKL encoded by the coding sequence ATGAAAAAATATAGTTATGAAGGAGATGAAAAAATGGCAAAAGTTTACATTATACATGAAAATATAGATTGGACACAGCACTTAATCAAAAGATTGGAGGAATTGTCAGTTCCTTATGAAGAATTGAATTTGTCCGAAGGAGTTATTGATATTCAGAAAGAGCCTGAGAAAGGTGTTTATTACAACAGAATGAGTGCCTCTTCCCATACGAGAGGGCATAGATATGCTCCGGAATTAACAGAGCAAGTATTGACATGGCTTGAAAATAAAGGAGCTGTTGTTATCAACGGAACATCGGCAATAAATTTGGAAGTAAGTAAATTGAAGCAATATATTTTATTACAGAAATTCGGGATAAAAACTCCGGAATCTTTGGGAGCTGTGGGAAAGGAGCAAATTCTTTCTGCCGGGAAAAAACTTAATAAATATCCTTTTATAATTAAGCATAATCGTGCAGGTAAAGGACTGGGAGTAAGGCTCATAAGAAGTTATGAAGAACTGAAAAATTATGTAGAAGGAGGACAGTTCGAAGATTCTGTGGATGGAATAAGTCTGATTCAGGAATATGTGAAACCTGCAGACGGTCATATTGTAAGAGCGGAATTCATAGGAGGAAAATATTTTTATGCAGTCAAAGTAGATTCTCGTGACGGATTTGAGCTCTGTCCTGCAGACTCATGTCAAATAGATGATAAATTTTGTCCTGTAGGAGAAAGTTCTTCAAAAGAAAATAAATTTAAAATTATTGACAGATTGCCTGAGGAACAGATACTAAAATATGAACAGTTTTTAGAAGAGCATAATATAAATGTTGCAGCAATTGAATTTATCGTAAATGAAGACAACGAAGTTTATGTTTATGATATAAATACTAACACTAATTATAATGCCGATGCTGAAAAAATTGCAGGTAAGTATGCAATGCTTGAATTAGCTGAATATTTGAAAAATAAATTGGAAAAATTGTAA
- a CDS encoding ATP-binding cassette domain-containing protein translates to MIEISNVKKVFKNKKTEVHALKDVSLKVEKGDIFGIVGYSGARKSTLLRLVNLLEKPDSGSVKIKGKEIVYLSERELNKLRKNIGMVFQQFNLLEAQTVYQNLKIPNGLKLLWRLITQKNLKNIWKQIIKVCGMYLMRINKKGNSILHFF, encoded by the coding sequence ATGATTGAAATTTCAAATGTAAAAAAAGTCTTTAAAAATAAAAAAACGGAAGTTCATGCTTTAAAAGATGTTTCTTTAAAAGTGGAAAAAGGCGATATTTTCGGAATAGTAGGATATTCAGGGGCAAGAAAATCGACTTTACTGCGTTTGGTAAATTTATTGGAAAAGCCTGATAGCGGAAGTGTAAAAATAAAAGGAAAAGAAATCGTTTACTTGTCTGAAAGAGAATTGAATAAATTAAGAAAAAATATAGGAATGGTTTTTCAACAATTTAATTTGCTGGAAGCACAAACAGTTTATCAAAATTTGAAAATACCGAATGGGCTAAAGCTATTGTGGAGGCTTATCACTCAGAAGAATTTAAAAAATATTTGGAAGCAAATAATAAAGGTTTGTGGTATGTACCTGATGAGAATAAATAAAAAAGGCAACTCCATACTTCATTTTTTTTGA
- a CDS encoding S1 RNA-binding domain-containing protein, translating into MSELNDLFEEMLNDYLPEEKKSGDIVEAVIVRKDNDFGYLDLSGKQEGRILIREIEDFNIGDTIEVKVLRNDEENVIVSKFLLDKAKEFVDFSEGETVTGTIFKKIKGGYSVKVSKNEGFLPFSLSSFERNNDHIGEKFKFIIKEKTRNGLTLSRTDLIKKEEEDYLKSINIGDTLTGEVKKVLDFGIIVNLGVTTGFIHISELGWHHGADALKNYKEGDKIEAKVIDIDNEKKSVKLSVKQLSENPWNSVKEKYKIGDILEKDVSEVFEFGLLIELEKDIEGLLHVSDLAYRRVSNLNSKYKKGDVIKFKIIGFNDEKNRLSLSAKALFDDMWDKIEGLYNVGDVVKGKVVNVQEYGIFLEIREGVEVFIHKNEFSWDRNENIKFKVGDEVEFKIISLDKNEKKIGGSIKQLTVSPWKEAAEQYKIGNKVKVPIVEIQENGVLVKLTDRFNGMVPKKELTDEFLKDISEKFSVGDEVEAVITETNEKRKSIILSVKKIKEIEDKKELEELMKIYGV; encoded by the coding sequence ATGAGTGAATTAAATGATTTGTTTGAAGAAATGCTGAATGATTATCTTCCCGAAGAGAAAAAATCAGGAGATATTGTGGAAGCTGTTATTGTCAGAAAAGACAATGATTTCGGATATCTGGATTTGAGCGGAAAACAGGAAGGAAGAATTTTAATCAGAGAAATTGAAGATTTTAATATAGGAGATACTATCGAAGTAAAAGTCTTGAGAAATGATGAAGAAAATGTTATTGTATCCAAGTTTTTACTTGACAAAGCAAAAGAATTTGTCGATTTCAGCGAGGGAGAAACTGTTACAGGGACAATTTTCAAAAAAATAAAAGGCGGATATTCAGTTAAAGTAAGTAAAAATGAAGGATTTTTACCTTTCTCGCTTTCAAGTTTTGAGAGAAATAACGATCACATAGGAGAAAAATTCAAATTTATTATAAAAGAAAAAACGAGAAACGGTTTGACATTGTCAAGAACTGACCTTATAAAAAAAGAAGAAGAAGACTATTTGAAATCAATCAATATCGGAGATACGCTAACGGGAGAAGTAAAAAAAGTGCTTGATTTCGGAATAATAGTTAATCTTGGAGTAACGACAGGATTTATACATATTTCCGAATTGGGATGGCACCACGGTGCGGATGCTTTAAAAAACTATAAGGAAGGCGATAAAATAGAAGCTAAAGTTATAGATATTGACAACGAAAAGAAAAGCGTCAAGCTGAGTGTTAAACAGTTGTCGGAAAATCCATGGAACAGTGTAAAGGAAAAATATAAAATAGGAGATATATTGGAAAAAGACGTTTCTGAAGTTTTTGAGTTCGGACTGTTGATAGAATTGGAAAAAGATATTGAAGGACTGCTTCATGTTTCGGATTTGGCTTACAGAAGAGTTTCCAATTTAAATTCCAAATATAAAAAAGGCGATGTTATTAAATTTAAAATTATAGGATTTAATGACGAAAAAAACAGATTGTCGTTAAGTGCGAAAGCTTTATTTGATGATATGTGGGATAAAATAGAAGGATTATACAATGTCGGAGATGTTGTAAAAGGTAAAGTTGTAAATGTTCAGGAATACGGTATATTCCTTGAGATTCGTGAAGGAGTGGAAGTATTTATCCATAAAAACGAGTTTTCTTGGGACAGAAACGAAAACATTAAATTTAAAGTCGGAGATGAAGTTGAATTTAAAATAATTTCTTTGGATAAAAACGAAAAGAAAATCGGAGGAAGTATAAAACAGTTGACAGTATCTCCATGGAAAGAAGCTGCCGAACAGTATAAAATAGGAAATAAAGTAAAAGTACCTATTGTTGAAATACAGGAAAACGGTGTACTTGTAAAATTAACAGACAGATTTAACGGAATGGTTCCTAAAAAAGAGTTGACAGATGAATTTTTAAAAGATATTTCCGAAAAATTTTCTGTAGGAGATGAAGTCGAAGCTGTAATTACTGAAACTAATGAAAAAAGAAAATCAATCATTTTATCGGTTAAAAAAATCAAAGAAATAGAAGATAAAAAAGAATTAGAAGAATTGATGAAAATATACGGAGTATAA
- a CDS encoding biotin transporter BioY — MNQNLLINNIVTVKNKHYAIAKNILLVLSGTIFIALMAQVKIFLPSTVIPVTGQTFAVMLIGLTYGKKLGTSTLISYITAGSLGLPVFANLKSGFPFFSPSGGFVIGFLFAAFICGYFADKGATKSYAKLIPVLLLAHFVLYFFGLLQFRLFFPGVNVFEKAFIPFIPGDIIKMVLMIGILPTVWKFVKEQ, encoded by the coding sequence ATGAATCAGAATTTACTTATCAACAATATTGTTACAGTTAAAAATAAACATTATGCAATAGCAAAAAATATATTGCTTGTTTTAAGCGGAACTATTTTTATAGCACTTATGGCACAGGTAAAAATCTTCTTACCTTCAACTGTTATACCTGTTACAGGACAAACTTTTGCTGTTATGCTCATAGGACTTACTTACGGAAAAAAATTAGGAACTTCTACTTTGATTTCTTATATCACAGCAGGTTCGTTGGGACTTCCGGTATTTGCAAATCTTAAAAGCGGCTTTCCTTTCTTTTCTCCAAGTGGAGGATTTGTTATAGGATTCTTATTTGCGGCATTTATTTGCGGATATTTTGCAGATAAAGGAGCAACAAAATCTTACGCAAAATTAATTCCTGTATTACTTCTTGCTCACTTTGTTTTATATTTTTTCGGACTTTTACAATTCAGATTGTTCTTTCCGGGTGTAAATGTATTTGAAAAAGCGTTTATTCCTTTCATTCCGGGAGATATAATAAAAATGGTATTAATGATAGGAATACTCCCTACTGTATGGAAATTTGTAAAAGAACAGTAA
- a CDS encoding TetR/AcrR family transcriptional regulator — protein sequence MRKIDKKLNGTYEKILQTTIKLIQEEGSKNLTMKKVAEKAKVNKALVNYHFTGKENLIKEAVSVMSKDLWAIFDVLDNYDLDARSRFKKFLTDFLNQLVKFKESVKYLLCEGEFLFDEQRQFSAYVKNVGLPKMKKVLFEIIGEESRVSENLIIMQMLGALALPNLINSKENGVFKFKLPEIEKQVEIIVERL from the coding sequence GTGAGAAAAATCGATAAAAAATTAAACGGAACTTATGAAAAGATTTTGCAAACTACAATTAAACTGATTCAGGAAGAAGGCAGTAAAAATCTGACAATGAAAAAAGTTGCAGAAAAAGCTAAAGTGAATAAAGCTCTTGTAAATTATCATTTTACAGGGAAAGAGAATCTTATAAAAGAGGCTGTTTCGGTTATGTCAAAAGATTTATGGGCGATATTCGATGTTTTAGATAATTATGATTTGGATGCTCGATCAAGATTTAAAAAATTTTTGACGGATTTTTTAAATCAGTTAGTAAAATTTAAAGAATCAGTAAAGTATCTTTTGTGTGAAGGAGAATTTTTGTTTGATGAACAAAGGCAATTTTCTGCTTATGTTAAAAATGTAGGATTGCCTAAAATGAAAAAAGTATTATTTGAAATTATCGGAGAAGAAAGTAGAGTTTCGGAAAATTTGATTATAATGCAAATGTTGGGAGCTCTTGCGTTACCTAATCTGATTAATTCAAAAGAAAACGGGGTTTTTAAATTTAAGTTACCTGAAATTGAGAAACAAGTGGAAATAATAGTAGAAAGACTCTGA
- a CDS encoding M23 family metallopeptidase — translation MEKKRKIELETLNALKEKKMSEVFGDKGKKEKKEPKKKAKKQNQFNEGIIIQVGECGTKSFIKKSSSGKKNLRKIFNVVVFGIFLLMAGIIWFLFVEYQSFRLYKTKNKEIVALGKKYEEEQKMKAAELKDLKNLSLDNVQNVPEDKKNLMLSIIPSGSPLLRELFVTSPFGERVHPITHERKFHHGIDLRVDVGNPVVSTAIGRVSFAGVKGGYGNVVIVDHMYGFQTAYAHLNKILVKEGEIVGKGKIIAEGGNSGHSTGPHLHYEVRYNGTPIQPKNFIDWDSKNFNIIFKNERSVPWEYFLTIMGKN, via the coding sequence ATGGAGAAAAAAAGAAAAATTGAATTGGAAACTTTGAATGCTTTAAAAGAAAAGAAAATGAGCGAAGTATTTGGAGATAAGGGGAAAAAAGAAAAAAAAGAACCTAAGAAAAAAGCAAAAAAACAGAATCAATTTAATGAAGGCATTATTATTCAAGTCGGAGAATGCGGAACAAAAAGTTTTATAAAAAAATCTTCTTCGGGGAAAAAGAATTTAAGAAAAATATTTAATGTGGTTGTATTTGGCATATTTCTTTTAATGGCAGGAATAATATGGTTTTTATTCGTCGAATATCAATCTTTTCGGCTATATAAGACTAAAAATAAGGAAATCGTAGCTCTCGGTAAAAAATATGAAGAAGAGCAGAAAATGAAAGCAGCCGAGTTAAAGGATCTGAAAAATTTATCTTTGGACAATGTACAGAATGTTCCTGAAGACAAAAAAAATCTTATGCTAAGTATAATTCCGAGCGGAAGTCCTTTGTTAAGAGAACTTTTTGTAACAAGTCCTTTCGGAGAAAGAGTACACCCGATAACTCATGAAAGAAAATTTCATCATGGAATTGACTTGCGGGTAGATGTGGGAAATCCTGTAGTCTCCACTGCAATAGGGAGAGTAAGTTTTGCAGGAGTAAAAGGCGGTTACGGCAATGTTGTGATTGTAGATCATATGTACGGATTTCAGACAGCTTACGCACATTTGAATAAGATTCTTGTTAAAGAGGGAGAAATAGTAGGTAAAGGAAAAATTATAGCTGAAGGAGGAAATTCCGGACATTCTACGGGTCCTCATTTACATTATGAAGTCCGTTACAACGGAACACCTATACAGCCTAAAAATTTTATAGATTGGGATAGTAAAAATTTTAATATAATATTTAAAAACGAAAGGAGTGTACCATGGGAATATTTTCTAACAATAATGGGAAAGAATTAA
- a CDS encoding bactofilin family protein: MGIFSNNNGKELNVSEGISVISAKTYVKGVIETDTMTQIEGVLEGDIKCDNTVHVSDGGRIVGNIVAKSVFVDGEVSGDILAEKVEIGEKGKVLANVVSTLFVIQEGGVFEGNKKMKKAETYIEYESSDEDSER; the protein is encoded by the coding sequence ATGGGAATATTTTCTAACAATAATGGGAAAGAATTAAATGTTTCTGAGGGAATAAGTGTAATTTCGGCAAAAACGTACGTTAAAGGAGTAATTGAAACTGATACTATGACACAAATCGAAGGAGTTTTGGAAGGAGATATCAAGTGTGATAATACAGTACACGTGAGCGACGGTGGAAGAATAGTGGGAAATATTGTCGCAAAATCAGTATTTGTAGACGGAGAAGTTTCCGGCGATATATTAGCCGAAAAAGTTGAAATAGGAGAAAAAGGTAAAGTATTAGCAAATGTAGTGTCTACATTATTTGTAATTCAGGAGGGAGGAGTATTTGAAGGAAACAAAAAAATGAAAAAAGCGGAAACATATATAGAATATGAAAGCTCCGATGAAGATTCTGAAAGATAA